In Phycisphaerae bacterium RAS1, the genomic window GTCGATGGCGCGGGCGATGCGGTCAAATGGAATCCGCCCGTCCTCCTCCTGCACCCGCTTCAGCGCCACGCCGCGGTGCTCCAGGTTCATCCAGGGATACACGTTGGCGGCAAACTCCATCGTGGTCGAGACGACGTTGTCGCCCGTCAGCCACTGCACGCCGTTGGCGACGTAGCAGATGCCCTCGGAGGTGTTCTTGGTGAACGTGACCTCGCTGGGGTCGGCGTTGATCAGCCGCGCCGCCGACTGCCGCACGCGGTCGGCCGCCCGGTAGTACGCACCGCTGAGGTAGGCGGATTCGGCCAGCTCGCGCGCGTAGCCGATCATGGCCTCGGCCGCGGGGCCGGACATCGGGGCGACTGCGGCGTGGTTCTGAAAGTTGAAGTTCCGCGTAATAGGGAACTGCGGACGAACCGCTTCGAAATCGTACATATTTACTGCTCGATCGGCAGGTCGTGTCCTGCCGCTGCTATTCTACGCCAGCCATGCCCATGCGATGCAAGCCATTCCAAACTTTCATTTCGCATCGCGCTCGGGCGCCTTCGCACACGCTGTGTTAGACACGCGCCGACGGACTTTGATTCCAACGCCGCCCGCGAATTCCACTTTCCGCACGATTCTCTAACCGCCGTGTGAGTTCGCGCCATTCGATGGGGCGGCTATCATCATCGTCGAAGGCCGGCGCGTGCCGGCCTTGTGCGTCGTCGACCGGCGGGCCAGAGTCGCTCGCCGTAGTTTCTTTCGGTTATCCGACACAGCCGCCGCATCCGTTATTCCACGCAAAGACCCCCGGCCTACCCATGCAGGAACTTACGCCGCGACAGGTCGTTCAGGCGCTCGATAAGTACATCATCGGGCAGGAAGAGGCCAAGCGCGCCGTCGCGGTCGCCGTCCGCAACCGCTGGCGGCGGCTCCAGCTTCCGGTCGGGCTGCGCGAGGATGTGACCCCCAAGAATATCCTGATGATCGGTCCCACCGGAGTCGGAAAGACCGAGATCGCCCGCCGGCTGGCGCAGCTCATCGACGCCCCGTTCCTCAAAGTAGAGGCCACCAAGTTCACCGAGGTCGGCTACGTCGGCCGCGACGTGGACAGCATTGTCCGTGATCTGGCGGAGCGGGCGGTCGCGATGGAGCGGCAGCTCGCCGCGCGGCAGGTCAAGGAGCGTGCCAGCCAGGCCGCGGAGGATCGGATCGTCGACCAACTCCTGCCGGGCGGCTCGCACGCGGATTCAGACGTCGAGCTGGCGGAGCGTCGCATGCGCTCACGCGAGAAGCTCCGCGCCCAGCTTGCCGCCGGCGAACTGACGGACCAGACGATCGAGGTTTCGATCGACGAGCGCTCGGTGCCCGTGCACGTCATGACCAATATGGGGCTGGACCAGATGGGGCCGGAGTTTGAGAACCTGATGGAACGGCTGATGCCGGCCCGCTCGAAGCGGCAGCGCGTGCCCGTGCCGCAGGCGCTGGAAATCCTGACACAGCAGGAGACTGACCGGCTGATCGACCAGGACGCCCTGCACGCCGCCGCCGTCCGCCGCTGCGAGGAGTCGGGCATCGTCTTTATCGACGAGATCGACAAGGTCTGCGGCAGCCGCATGGGGGATGGCGTGGGGCCGGAGATTTCGCGCAGCGGTGTGCAGCGCGATCTACTCCCGCTGGTCGAAGGATCGACGGTCAACACGCGCTATGGACCGGTGCGGACGGATCATGTGCTGTTCATCGCGGCCGGTGCGTTTACGCATGTTCGTCCGGCGGACCTGATGCCGGAACTTCAGGGGCGTTTCGCGAACCGGGTGGAGCTGGGCGATCTGAGCGCCGAGGATTACTACCGCATTCTGACGGAGCCGCAAAACGCGCTGATCAAGCAGCAGATTGAGCTGCTGCGCACCGAGGGCGTCAAGCTCCAGATCACCAAGGAAGCGATTCACGAGATGGCGGAAATGGCGTTCCAAGCCAACCAGGTGCTGGAGAACATCGGCGCCCGCCGGCTGTATACGATCGTCGAGAAGGTGTTCGAGGAGATTTCCTTCAACGCCTCCGACGCGGCGAACAAGAACGTGTCGGTGGACGTGGACTACGTGCGAATCCGGCTGGCGGATGTGTTGAGCGACAAGGAACGGAGTGAGTACGAGCTGTAGGGCTGGGACGCAGGGGCTAGGGCGCAGGGGCTAGGGCGCAGGGTGCCGGGCGCAGGGCGGGATGGCGTGGGGCAGGGCGCTTTGGGGGTGTAGCGCGCAACAGGTGGCGATCTGTCCGAACCCGCCGCGCCAAGCGGCGGGGTGACGTCCGCGGCCCATGGGGCGCCGATCGCTCGCGATCGTCAACCCGCCGCTTGGCGCGGCGGGTTCGGAAAGACGCCGCCAATCGCAACTCTATCGCGATGCACCGCGCGGCGCCGCGCGCCCTGCACCTCGTGTTGACGCCCGCCGCGTGCGCTCATAGATTCAGCCCCCGGTGCAACCGTGTCGGTTCGAATCGCAATCAACGCCGCGGCGTTTGGCGGCCAATCACTCGAGAGCGTCGTCGCAAGCGCGAAAGACGCCGGAGCGGAGGGGTTGGAACTTGCCGCGATCCACGGATCGCTTGACATCGGCTTGATGAAGGCCGTCGTGGCGGCGCCAGGCGCCGCGCGCGATGGGTTTTCGGCCGCGGGCGTCGCACCGGCTATTCTGGATACCGACCTTTCCGTCGGCGTGCTGGACGGCTCGCGCCTGGCGCACTGGCTGGCGCTCGCAGAGAAATGGATCAGGCTGGCCGGGCAGATCGGTGGAGCGACCATCCTGATGCGCGTTGACGGCGGAGGACTGAACCGGGATGTGATTCTCCGGCAAGCGGTCGAGGCTCTGAACCGGCTGTGCGGACTGGCTGGCGAGGCGGGCGTAACGGTTCTGCTTGAAAACTCCGGAGTGGCCGCCGCCAGTCGCGAACTGTGGTTCCTCCAGGACGCGGTCGGCTCGGCGTCGCTGCGCGTCTGCTGGAACACGGCGCTCCCCCTTGCGGCGCCGCAGCCGGTGGATCCACCGACGATCGCGCTCAAGCGACTGGCGCCGTCGCTCGCCGTCGTTCGTTTGGCGCTGGAGCGCGTGGTCGCCGAAGCTGCGGGCCAGCGCCGGACGGAAGATGGCGTGTTTGAACCGGCCGTGGTCGCTGCCGACGAGATCGACATCCTGCATGTGGTCGAGCTGCTGCGTGGAATTGCGTACAGCGGGTGGATTCTGTTGTCGCCGAGCGCGCGCGAAGCCGACGCGACTCCCGCGGCCGCGCCGGCCGCCGACCTTTCTGTGGCGACGGCCTATCTTCGCGCGCAGTTTGCCAAGCCGGTTATTCAAATGACCGCGTACAAGGGCGACAAGAACGCACCGCGCTACCCGCGACCGGCGACTGCGAGCTGAGGCAGGTCCGACTGCTGGAGGACTGCGCGGGGCATCGGCGTCCCGTCGGTGCGAGCCTGAACACGCGCCGGCGGGACGCCGACGCTCCCCGCGCGAGAAGGCACGCCCCCAGCGAGCCGCAGCGCGCACGCTATTCTTCTCTCGTTTTTCCCGCCATAATCCGGCCATGGCCGCTACCGCCGAAATCTGGGACATCCGGCTGCTCGAGGACTTCAAGCGCGCTCGCGGCGTCATCAAGCTGGAGTACGAAGACTTCGTTGTCGATGAAGTGCCGCTCTATGATTTCAGCGGGCAGGGCTCGCACACCTACG contains:
- a CDS encoding Xylose isomerase-like TIM barrel — protein: MSVRIAINAAAFGGQSLESVVASAKDAGAEGLELAAIHGSLDIGLMKAVVAAPGAARDGFSAAGVAPAILDTDLSVGVLDGSRLAHWLALAEKWIRLAGQIGGATILMRVDGGGLNRDVILRQAVEALNRLCGLAGEAGVTVLLENSGVAAASRELWFLQDAVGSASLRVCWNTALPLAAPQPVDPPTIALKRLAPSLAVVRLALERVVAEAAGQRRTEDGVFEPAVVAADEIDILHVVELLRGIAYSGWILLSPSAREADATPAAAPAADLSVATAYLRAQFAKPVIQMTAYKGDKNAPRYPRPATAS
- the hslU gene encoding ATP-dependent protease ATPase subunit HslU, which gives rise to MQELTPRQVVQALDKYIIGQEEAKRAVAVAVRNRWRRLQLPVGLREDVTPKNILMIGPTGVGKTEIARRLAQLIDAPFLKVEATKFTEVGYVGRDVDSIVRDLAERAVAMERQLAARQVKERASQAAEDRIVDQLLPGGSHADSDVELAERRMRSREKLRAQLAAGELTDQTIEVSIDERSVPVHVMTNMGLDQMGPEFENLMERLMPARSKRQRVPVPQALEILTQQETDRLIDQDALHAAAVRRCEESGIVFIDEIDKVCGSRMGDGVGPEISRSGVQRDLLPLVEGSTVNTRYGPVRTDHVLFIAAGAFTHVRPADLMPELQGRFANRVELGDLSAEDYYRILTEPQNALIKQQIELLRTEGVKLQITKEAIHEMAEMAFQANQVLENIGARRLYTIVEKVFEEISFNASDAANKNVSVDVDYVRIRLADVLSDKERSEYEL